One Miscanthus floridulus cultivar M001 chromosome 11, ASM1932011v1, whole genome shotgun sequence DNA window includes the following coding sequences:
- the LOC136491464 gene encoding uncharacterized protein isoform X1, with amino-acid sequence MMRSGSASASGERKRRLIRSLDYQCVSRFRLRRLLIFLWRYSYDEAFEALSKETTVYFRVDHLQHMVRRGLWSDAIRYLLRFVPAVDLSDGGNFLAIFINLLRSIARYKPTDPSTFPLYNPYARHELDCQGRVRPGSVEVADIILSVCSKEAWGSINWALVRLKAAEIIGNLFTQLPEFDEMRRLPPCPAIAKPANVLPVRASSRGHSRFHKKLGRIPADVLARYFVPKETSQPGLPLEPFTMIRMAELIDECLQAGKCLVINDRHPVESSSTEGAKDPMVTEAAVPRNNLIRPRATEHQEVDTRKIQIIGEHVQRRKRKPNTPISTATLRRSPRLAEALDGHKPEAISASKKQKQVKG; translated from the exons ATGATGCGCTCCGGCTCCGCCTCCGCATCCGGCGAGCGCAAGCGTCGTCTGATTCGTTCCCTGGACTACCAGTGCGTGAGCCGCTTTCGTCTCCGTCGGCTCCTCATCTTCCTCTGGCGTTACAGCTACGACGAAGCGTTCGAAGC GCTGTCCAAGGAGACAACTGTGTACTTCCGCGTGGACCATCTCCAGCATATGGTGCGGCGGGGCTTGTGGTCCGACGCCATCAGATACTTGCTCCGCTTCGTCCCGGCTGTCGATCTGAGCGACGGTGGCAACTTCCTTGCCATCTTCATCAACTTGCTCCGCAGCATCGCTAGATACAAACCGACTGACCCCTCCACCTTCCCTCTATACAATCCGTATGCCCGCCACGAGCTCGATTGTCAAGGTCGCGTCAGGCCCGGCAGTGTCGAGGTCGCTGATATCATCCTGTCTGTGTGCTCCAAGGAAGCCTG GGGTTCCATTAACTGGGCACTCGTGAGGCTGAAGGCAGCGGAGATCATTGGGAATTTGTTTACTCAGTTGCCAGAGTTTGATGAGATGCGCCGACTGCCACCCTGCCCTGCCATTGCCAAGCCAGCAAACGTGCTTCCTGTCAGGGCGAG TTCAAGGGGTCACAGCAGGTTTCACAAGAAGTTAGGCCGGATTCCAGCAGATGTTCTTGCCCGGTATTTTGTTCCCAAGGAGACAAGCCAACCAG GTTTACCACTTGAGCCATTTACAATGATCCGGATGGCAGAGCTTATAG ATGAATGTTTGCAAGCTGGAAAATGCCTGGTGATCAATGACAGACATCCCGTTGAGAGTTCTTCCACTGAAG GCGCGAAGGATCCAATGGTAACTGAGGCTGCTGTTCCAAGAAACAATCTGATAAGGCCACGAGCAACTGAGCACCAAGAAGTTGATACAAGAAAGATACAGATAATTGGGGAGCATGTTCAA aggaggaagaggaagcctAATACTCCAATTTCCACTGCTACTCTGAGAAGAAGCCCAAGACTGGCCGAAGCTCTAGATGGCCATAAGCCTGAAGCGATTTCAGcctcaaaaaaacaaaaacaagtcaAGGGCTAG
- the LOC136493977 gene encoding LOW QUALITY PROTEIN: probable glutathione S-transferase GSTF1 (The sequence of the model RefSeq protein was modified relative to this genomic sequence to represent the inferred CDS: substituted 2 bases at 2 genomic stop codons): MAPVKVFGPATSTNVARVLVCLEEVGAEYEVVNIDFQAMEHKSPEHLARNPFGQIPAFQDGDVVLFGTSRAISKYLLRKYKSATEADDLLREGDLREAAMVDVWTEVEAHQYNPALSPVVYECVIHPAMRDIPTNXKVVDXSLEKLRKVLDVYEHYGIQSFRRARLSKHTYLAGDSVSFADLNHFPFTFYSASLFDSYPHVKAWWERLVARPSMKNLGATMAAAAAAGIEA, translated from the exons ATGGCGCCGGTGAAGGTGTTCGGGCCGGCGACGTCGACGAACGTGGCCCGGGTGCTGGTGTGTCTTGAGGAGGTGGGCGCCGAGTACGAGGTCGTCAACATCGACTTCCAAGCCATGGAGCACAAGAGTCCCGAGCACCTCGCCAGAAAC CCGTTTGGCCAAATCCCGGCGTTCCAGGACGGTGATGTCGTGCTCTTCGGTACA TCTCGAGCGATCTCAAAGTACCTCCTCCGCAAGTACAAGTCAGCCACCGAGGCCGACGACCTCCTGCGCGAAGGCGACCTCAGGGAGGCCGCCATGGTGGACGTCTGGACGGAAGTGGAGGCGCACCAGTACAACCCGGCGCTCTCGCCCGTCGTCTACGAGTGCGTCATCCACCCGGCCATGCGCGACATCCCCACCAACTAGAAGGTGGTGGACTAGAGCCTGGAGAAGCTTAGGAAGGTGCTCGACGTCTACGAGCACTACGGGATACAGTCGTTTCGCCGA GCGCGCCTGTCCAAGCACACCTATCTGGCGGGGGACTCCGTCAGCTTCGCAGACCTGAACCACTTCCCTTTCACCTTCTACTCGGCGTCGCTCTTCGACTCGTACCCGCACGTCAAGGCGTGGTGGGAGAGGCTCGTGGCGAGGCCGTCCATGAAGAATCTCggcgccaccatggccgccgctgctgccgccggtATCGAGGCTTGA
- the LOC136491464 gene encoding uncharacterized protein isoform X2 produces the protein MMRSGSASASGERKRRLIRSLDYQCVSRFRLRRLLIFLWRYSYDEAFEALSKETTVYFRVDHLQHMVRRGLWSDAIRYLLRFVPAVDLSDGGNFLAIFINLLRSIARYKPTDPSTFPLYNPYARHELDCQGRVRPGSVEVADIILSVCSKEAWGSINWALVRLKAAEIIGNLFTQLPEFDEMRRLPPCPAIAKPANVLPVRASSRGHSRFHKKLGRIPADVLARYFVPKETSQPGLPLEPFTMIRMAELIDECLQAGKCLVINDRHPVESSSTEGPAFICTLTA, from the exons ATGATGCGCTCCGGCTCCGCCTCCGCATCCGGCGAGCGCAAGCGTCGTCTGATTCGTTCCCTGGACTACCAGTGCGTGAGCCGCTTTCGTCTCCGTCGGCTCCTCATCTTCCTCTGGCGTTACAGCTACGACGAAGCGTTCGAAGC GCTGTCCAAGGAGACAACTGTGTACTTCCGCGTGGACCATCTCCAGCATATGGTGCGGCGGGGCTTGTGGTCCGACGCCATCAGATACTTGCTCCGCTTCGTCCCGGCTGTCGATCTGAGCGACGGTGGCAACTTCCTTGCCATCTTCATCAACTTGCTCCGCAGCATCGCTAGATACAAACCGACTGACCCCTCCACCTTCCCTCTATACAATCCGTATGCCCGCCACGAGCTCGATTGTCAAGGTCGCGTCAGGCCCGGCAGTGTCGAGGTCGCTGATATCATCCTGTCTGTGTGCTCCAAGGAAGCCTG GGGTTCCATTAACTGGGCACTCGTGAGGCTGAAGGCAGCGGAGATCATTGGGAATTTGTTTACTCAGTTGCCAGAGTTTGATGAGATGCGCCGACTGCCACCCTGCCCTGCCATTGCCAAGCCAGCAAACGTGCTTCCTGTCAGGGCGAG TTCAAGGGGTCACAGCAGGTTTCACAAGAAGTTAGGCCGGATTCCAGCAGATGTTCTTGCCCGGTATTTTGTTCCCAAGGAGACAAGCCAACCAG GTTTACCACTTGAGCCATTTACAATGATCCGGATGGCAGAGCTTATAG ATGAATGTTTGCAAGCTGGAAAATGCCTGGTGATCAATGACAGACATCCCGTTGAGAGTTCTTCCACTGAAG GACCGGCCTTTATCTGCACTTTGACTGCTTAA